CGTTTCTGCAGAAGAATATCCTGGACTCGACCGGCATGCTGGAAGTCATCTATTTCCTGGAGGATGAATTCGGTATCAAGGTGAATGACGAGGAGATGATCCCAGACAACCTGGACTCGGTGAACCGCATTTCGGCCTTTCTTGCGCGCAAGGGCGTCGCCGCCTGATGTCCACGACCTGCACATCCCTGCCTGCATTACTGT
The sequence above is a segment of the Gammaproteobacteria bacterium genome. Coding sequences within it:
- a CDS encoding acyl carrier protein; protein product: MSVETKLRNFILENYLFTEDQGMLGSDDSFLQKNILDSTGMLEVIYFLEDEFGIKVNDEEMIPDNLDSVNRISAFLARKGVAA